The Cucurbita pepo subsp. pepo cultivar mu-cu-16 unplaced genomic scaffold, ASM280686v2 Cp4.1_scaffold001708, whole genome shotgun sequence DNA segment GAACATGGGAGAACAAATTCATACCTCTGTTGCAGTAACCACAAAGTTGAACCAAATTTCAATACTCGGCATTGAATGTATCATATCCCCAGTGGTAATTTTAGGAAGCAAATGCCCATGAATTGTGTTCTAATTGAACGTCATAAACATCCAAGTAGAATGATGGATTGCAAAAATCTCTGCAGAGAGCTAGCCCTGAAACTTTGTGTATGCTGCGGATTAGAAGGATCATTGGAACATTTAAGAGTATGGCAGGCATGAAACAAACACAGAAAGTACCGTTCCTCATCATATAGAGAACAAGTTAAATTATGATAAGATTAAGAATTATCGAAATCATAAAAACTCGTCTGAAGCAATTCTAGAAGTATAAAACGGCATAAAACACTCATTCGAAAGGATCACTCGTCTAGGATGCCCGATTTTCTTCTGCAGGAGCTTCAAAAGTCTCCCCATCAACAAGTTCTGGAACATCGTCATCCTCCTCTTGTGCATTCTTTGCATCAGCACCTGCTCCAGGTGCATGCTGTTTAAACTGCTCAGCCAATTTTCTCAAGTTGTCCAAGTTGTCTGGCCCTGAGGataattggaaagaaaaaagacatCATTTTGAAGTTCACCAAACCAATTGAAATCTAACCATAGGACAAAAAACTAAAGAGATGAATTACCCAATTGATTGATGATGCCAGGCAAGATGTCCTGTAATTCTGTAATTGCAAAATGCATACATTGTTAGATCAGAAAACATTTTTCCCATGAACATCACTATATGCATGATGGACAAAATTAACAGTGCTTTCTAACAGTAGACATATACAAGGTTGGTACGAAGATGGGGGGTTTCAATTAGGAAGAGCTACTTAGCAGCACTAGTATAAAAGAAACGAACTAGATAACATGGAAACTAATCAAATgcatttaaaactaattagATCTAACAGCGCCCAAGAACATTATTTCCCTGTAGCCATGTTCCTACTGcccaaaaaaatttccttttgAAGAATTAATACTCCCCAAGATGCCTCCAAAGGATGTCCAgtatatgaatttattatattcaagCACTGGAAAGAAAACAATCTGCACCAGTCACCATACTAGATTTACAACATGGTTTAACAAAGATACGTACTCTTTATTTGAGGAGAACCACTGACAACCCACGTGTTTGCAGCAATAGATGCTTGAACTGGAcaagaaaaaagttaaaaggtaACGTTACGAGTCATCAAAGAATGTAGCGCAACAAGGATGAAGTACAAAAANAGCAATAGATGCTTGAACTGGAcaagaaaaaagttaaaaggtaACGTTAAGAGTCATCAAAGAATGTAGCGCAACAAGGATGAAGTACAAAAATTGTATAAGAATTTACCCTTGGGGTTGACGAATTGGATAACAACATCATCCTTGAAAATGTTGACCTCCTCAATAGCAGGAATGGCATTCACACCAATTCTCTTTAGGGTGCTCTGAAGCCTTTTATCATCAGTTGTGGTGGTCTTGTGAACTGCCTTCTTCTTTCTATTATCAAGAGAATgtgattgaaaataaaaattcaactgatggaacaaaaagagaacgtcttgaaatgaatttcatttttaaaaattacgaGCTTAAGACagttataattatatattttatgacaAATACAAGACAGTGGGAAATGAATGACAAGAAACAACTTATCAAGTGCAAGTTAACACAAGGTAACCAAGATGGTGTTATCAGTATTGCATATTGCATAACCTTATAGAAGAGgtgtaaatatttaaaacttcaaaatgagTCAGGCCAGACTGATAAGGTCAAAGAGGTCATCAAATTTCAGGTAGCCCATTGTCCTCTAAAATGAAGGTCTCTAATACAAACTTCAATGTCATCACCCTACAGGCTGAAATGGTTGCAGCAGTAGAACAAACGAGCAAAATTGCAATAAAATTACAGAATTACCTTCTCATTGTACCCTTTCCACCAGTGCGGACAGCACTGGCAATCTTCCTAAGTCTCTCCTGATCCATCTGCATGACATTAAAAccaagttaaattataaataaaagtaaaaaaaaaaataccaaagaTACGAGCACGAGCAGATCCCCaatcaaaatgatatttttcagAACAACTATCagttacaataaaaatatgaatcaGAAAAGATAATGTACCAACAAAACAACCTAACTGAGACTGAATCATCATAAAACTCTATATAACAATACTGAGTAATGACCCAGCCCTcaatcatataaatataacCAAAACGAAGACAGCAATCAAAATGTCGTAAAGTTCCAAAAGGCTTACAAATTATAGAAAAGAACGGGATACGAACAACTACAAAACACTGGAATAAGAAATGGGACCTAAATGCAGAACAAACAAGATTGGAAAACCGTAGcgtggaagaagaaggagaaaccGAGATGAATGAATCTACAAAACTTCGTCACAGCTTAGAAGCTCAAGCATGGGTGAAGATTGAAAAAGTCCCCGACAATAGAATCTAAGAAGCAAGGGGGAGAAGAGAATAAAGATGAAGCAGAGAGGTGAAGAGCGAAGAGGAGGGAGGGAATTACCTTCGGGCTAGGGTTTTGGAGTTAGGGGATAAGACTGAGGGGCTCGCGGAAGGAATAAAGACTCCCCGAACGGCGCTAACAGATTGTTTTGCCCTTTCGCTCCATATAATAAGAGGTTGCTAAAGCTACGACCCGATCCATCGAAACCAAAAATACATCTCCATCCGACGGTCCAGATATGATCTCAACTACGGACGTGTCCGATTCTAATTGGTCCCAAGAAACAACTAACGCGTCTtccaaattaaacaaataaaagatattCTTATGGGCCTTATGGGCTCACATATAACGAGTTAGATCCGGCTCGAATAAATTTGGGCCCAGCTCAAATATATTAGCCCAAAATGCTTAATGCAAATGACCAAAATAggtatattatttcaattattttttttatatttaacatctattttattataaattcattgtttaagaaaaaaaaaaattattttgtttaatataaattatctgATAGAAGTATAGAAAGatggaaatgaaattttaaagttttggtTTGACAGTAGAAAGATCTTAGATAACTTACTAAACAACTAAAATCGTTCACATTTATCTTAATTGGTTTTTACCCATGTCAAGCCAAAAATCCCGAACGTGTCGATAAAAGGGAACGAGTTCAATCCATGGTGTCCACTTACcttaaaaaaacccaaaaccaCGTTTTTTGGTGAATTGTTGGAATAACCCATAAGGCCATCTTTCTANAATTGTTTAAGAATTTATAGGATTGAAactgaaaatt contains these protein-coding regions:
- the LOC111786465 gene encoding nascent polypeptide-associated complex subunit beta-like; its protein translation is MDQERLRKIASAVRTGGKGTMRRKKKAVHKTTTTDDKRLQSTLKRIGVNAIPAIEEVNIFKDDVVIQFVNPKVQASIAANTWVVSGSPQIKKLQDILPGIINQLGPDNLDNLRKLAEQFKQHAPGAGADAKNAQEEDDDVPELVDGETFEAPAEENRAS